A window of the Ignisphaera sp. genome harbors these coding sequences:
- a CDS encoding aminopeptidase: protein MWNKYAKLIVDYCVNIGKLDEVVIISSVEAYPLVIELYKEAIKRGAHPRFLLSDDTMSEIFYKYAPTELLEYSSPIDKFIMENIDVRISILSPTHTKPLMNIDPERRKIREKALKELKQIFMNREASGELRWVVAAYPTKAMAQEAGMGIIEFEEFVIKAVKLYEEDPVKAWIEQANNQNKVIKLLSRVDELRFVSKDTDLVVKVGGRTWINDDGKNNMPGGEVFTAPHEDSAEGYITFTYPAIYGGVEVEGIRLRFRNGNVIDAYAVKGDEFLKKILEVDEGAKKIGELAFGLNYSIDRFTKQILFDEKIGGTIHIALGSAYLRTGGRNVSAIHWDMIKDMKDGLVYVDGDLVYKNGKFIIDDVV from the coding sequence ATGTGGAATAAATATGCGAAACTTATAGTTGATTATTGTGTGAATATCGGGAAACTGGACGAGGTTGTGATAATATCGTCTGTAGAGGCTTATCCCCTAGTTATTGAGTTGTATAAAGAGGCAATTAAACGTGGAGCCCATCCTAGGTTTTTACTTAGCGATGATACAATGTCTGAGATATTCTATAAGTATGCACCTACGGAACTTCTAGAATATTCATCACCTATAGATAAGTTCATTATGGAAAATATCGATGTAAGAATATCAATACTTTCACCAACACATACTAAGCCTTTAATGAACATCGATCCTGAGAGAAGGAAGATTAGAGAAAAAGCACTTAAAGAACTTAAACAGATATTTATGAATAGAGAAGCTAGTGGAGAACTTAGATGGGTTGTAGCGGCTTATCCAACAAAAGCTATGGCTCAAGAAGCAGGCATGGGTATCATAGAATTTGAGGAATTTGTTATTAAAGCTGTTAAACTTTATGAAGAAGACCCGGTTAAAGCATGGATTGAACAAGCAAATAATCAAAATAAGGTGATAAAGCTTCTCTCTAGAGTTGATGAACTTAGATTCGTATCTAAAGATACTGATCTAGTTGTTAAAGTTGGAGGTAGAACGTGGATTAACGACGACGGTAAAAACAATATGCCTGGAGGAGAGGTATTCACAGCTCCTCATGAAGATAGTGCCGAAGGATATATAACCTTCACGTATCCTGCTATTTATGGTGGCGTAGAAGTTGAAGGAATAAGACTAAGGTTTAGGAATGGTAATGTTATTGATGCTTATGCTGTGAAGGGAGATGAATTCTTAAAGAAGATTCTAGAAGTAGATGAGGGTGCAAAGAAAATAGGGGAACTAGCATTTGGTTTAAATTATAGTATAGATAGATTCACCAAACAGATACTGTTTGATGAAAAAATTGGTGGAACAATTCACATCGCACTAGGTTCTGCTTACTTAAGAACTGGTGGAAGAAATGTATCTGCCATACATTGGGACATGATAAAGGATATGAAGGATGGCCTAGTTTATGTTGATGGAGATCTGGTATACAAGAACGGTAAATTTATTATAGATGATGTAGTGTAA
- a CDS encoding MGMT family protein, with amino-acid sequence MSFHVIELKKGSIHIRKADYSDLKELVYILVQLIPIGYGITYGDIAKALKISPRLVGKILMENTKPIIIPCHRVIGIRSIGGYTVMGKRADGLKKKLLSLESKGDLKRFNLTGYLGIK; translated from the coding sequence ATGTCTTTTCACGTAATAGAGCTCAAAAAAGGAAGTATTCATATCCGTAAAGCAGACTATAGTGATTTAAAGGAACTGGTATACATATTGGTTCAGCTTATTCCTATAGGTTATGGTATAACCTATGGCGATATAGCTAAAGCGCTTAAAATATCTCCTAGACTTGTTGGCAAGATATTGATGGAAAATACTAAGCCTATTATCATACCATGTCATAGGGTAATCGGTATAAGAAGTATTGGTGGCTATACTGTTATGGGAAAGAGAGCTGACGGACTGAAGAAGAAGTTGTTGAGTTTAGAATCTAAAGGAGATCTGAAAAGATTTAATCTAACTGGTTATCTAGGTATCAAGTGA
- a CDS encoding pyridoxal-phosphate dependent enzyme, with amino-acid sequence MLNLVCSICGKEYDNIILKLCRGCGSPLFFVYDIGREKFREYLDSALNLFVEGVWSYRRLLPTRDAGVSLGEGWTPLIEAKNMCEKLGIKIYIKNESLNPNNTFIDRGAAVDVQFAYENKFKSLVTASPGDYSISIASYACVRGIETSHFIPRNIESWKVYRLALTNTSIVFTENYGKALDKAIKQSTQKNHYLSIPLSPTVIDGYRTIVFEILSILKDDVDWISIPVGDGVLASAIYKGVNEVSENLCIESPKILLTKVRYINEESLLDEMSKTMLSELAIEKPLASKLIQRILNMGIMVEVDENDILRALYMLITEEGVFVDPVGVASLAGVVKAIENGVISVNERVVTVLSGSPSKDPYVLYRILSNNTNIKNDIRYLIKREDIYINEIRREILRILYELGEIHMYGIWRELRKRGYVLTLQTLYHHVKYLENLGLVKVIGKDGRRILYMITEIGLEILSKVSS; translated from the coding sequence ATGCTTAACCTTGTTTGCTCTATATGCGGAAAAGAATATGATAATATTATATTGAAGTTATGTAGAGGCTGTGGTTCTCCTTTATTTTTCGTATACGATATCGGTAGAGAGAAATTCAGGGAATACCTTGATAGTGCTCTCAATCTGTTTGTAGAAGGTGTATGGAGTTATCGTCGCTTATTACCAACAAGAGATGCTGGTGTAAGTCTAGGAGAGGGATGGACTCCTTTAATAGAAGCCAAGAACATGTGTGAGAAACTAGGCATTAAGATTTACATAAAGAATGAATCGCTTAACCCAAATAATACGTTTATTGATCGCGGAGCTGCCGTTGATGTACAATTTGCATATGAAAATAAATTCAAATCATTAGTTACAGCCTCGCCTGGCGACTACTCTATCTCTATAGCCTCATATGCATGTGTACGAGGCATAGAAACATCACATTTCATACCTAGAAACATTGAATCTTGGAAAGTATATAGACTTGCCCTAACAAATACATCAATAGTCTTTACCGAGAACTATGGTAAAGCCCTAGATAAGGCTATAAAACAGTCTACTCAGAAAAATCATTATCTATCCATACCACTTTCACCAACAGTTATCGATGGCTATAGAACCATTGTGTTTGAAATTCTATCTATACTTAAAGATGATGTTGATTGGATTTCAATACCTGTAGGCGATGGTGTTCTAGCATCAGCCATATACAAAGGTGTTAATGAAGTTAGCGAGAATTTATGTATTGAATCGCCAAAGATACTCCTAACCAAAGTAAGATACATTAATGAAGAAAGCTTGCTTGATGAGATGTCGAAGACTATGTTATCTGAACTAGCTATTGAAAAACCGTTAGCTTCAAAACTTATTCAAAGGATCTTGAATATGGGTATTATGGTGGAAGTTGACGAGAACGATATACTTAGAGCCTTATACATGCTTATTACTGAAGAAGGGGTATTTGTAGATCCTGTAGGTGTAGCTAGTTTAGCAGGTGTGGTTAAGGCAATTGAGAACGGCGTTATTAGTGTCAATGAGAGAGTCGTTACGGTACTTAGTGGTAGTCCATCGAAAGATCCTTACGTACTGTATAGAATTCTTTCAAATAATACAAACATAAAGAATGATATTAGATACCTAATAAAGAGAGAAGATATTTATATAAATGAAATCCGAAGAGAAATCCTTAGGATTCTCTATGAATTAGGCGAAATCCATATGTATGGTATATGGAGAGAACTTAGGAAAAGAGGATACGTACTAACTCTTCAAACACTATATCATCATGTAAAATACCTAGAGAATCTGGGTTTAGTAAAGGTTATTGGTAAAGACGGTAGAAGAATCTTATACATGATAACTGAAATTGGTTTAGAAATATTATCTAAGGTTTCATCATAG
- a CDS encoding ribonuclease Z, whose amino-acid sequence MVHVVFLGVGGWISEPFLGYTSLIIESGDKRILIEAGEGTYRSLRQCGYDITDIDLIAITHKHGDHILGIPTLVLMALHKGRKNIEIISIYDVIESLKMLFNSVGMGYLVDYVKFTEIRPGDSVHRYQFVLNSIEALHTVQAISIKVNVDNKCIAFSGDTIYNPLLIDFVKNCDVLIHEVSSYSDVVHNYGHSSYRDAIHLASKAGIKILVPIHFYRLPLPIDLSLFENIEEMQIFVPSPCTVLEL is encoded by the coding sequence GTGGTACATGTAGTGTTTTTAGGTGTAGGTGGATGGATTTCAGAGCCGTTCCTAGGATACACTTCATTAATTATTGAATCCGGAGATAAAAGAATTCTCATCGAGGCTGGTGAAGGTACTTACAGATCTTTAAGACAATGCGGCTATGACATCACAGACATAGATTTAATTGCTATCACACATAAACATGGTGACCATATCCTAGGTATACCCACATTAGTCTTGATGGCTCTTCATAAAGGTAGAAAGAATATAGAAATAATATCTATATATGATGTTATAGAGTCTCTAAAGATGCTCTTCAACAGTGTTGGTATGGGGTATCTTGTTGATTATGTAAAGTTTACGGAAATTCGACCAGGAGATAGTGTACATCGTTACCAGTTTGTACTGAACTCTATAGAAGCTCTGCATACTGTTCAAGCTATTTCCATTAAAGTAAATGTTGACAATAAATGCATAGCTTTTAGTGGTGATACCATCTATAACCCGCTATTGATAGATTTTGTTAAGAACTGTGATGTCCTTATACATGAGGTCTCTAGTTATAGTGATGTTGTGCATAATTATGGGCATAGTAGCTATAGAGATGCCATACATTTAGCTTCCAAAGCCGGTATCAAGATCCTTGTTCCTATACACTTTTACAGATTGCCATTACCTATAGATCTAAGTCTTTTTGAAAATATCGAAGAGATGCAGATTTTCGTACCATCGCCTTGTACTGTACTAGAGCTGTAG
- a CDS encoding biotin carboxylase N-terminal domain-containing protein, whose amino-acid sequence MNRIEKLLIANRGEIAIRIIRTCRKLGIKTVAIYTKPDSNAMHTKLADEVYFLGSDPYSYLDVDKIISIAKKSNASAIHPGYGFLSETSIFAKAVEDSGIVWIGPPSKVIELLESKSMVRAIAYKLNIPVVPGSLEPVDMAQAKRIAEEIGYPIFIKADRGGGGRGIRLVNSLEQLEKLFDIAVEEMKSSFRSNKVYVEKYIPYARHIELQILADIHGNIVALGERECSIQRRYQKVVEEAPSPIVTHEDRERLYEYAIKFMKHIGYVNAGTMEFLRDCNGNFYLIEVNKRIQVEHPVTEMVTGIDIVEQQIRIAEGRELEIKSNVYKFNGHAIEVRIYAEDFEKGMPSPGTVSYVEFPNIEGIRIDHMLEPGTFIPPFYDPMIAKVIAISSDRYGAITKLVEALKMFRIEGVKTSIPIALKILTSREFVEGNIHVEIYDKLVYT is encoded by the coding sequence ATGAATAGAATAGAAAAACTGTTGATAGCTAATAGAGGAGAAATAGCTATCAGAATTATAAGAACGTGTCGAAAACTTGGAATAAAAACGGTGGCTATTTACACAAAACCAGATTCAAATGCTATGCACACTAAATTAGCTGATGAAGTTTATTTTCTTGGCTCTGATCCTTACTCATATCTTGATGTAGATAAGATTATCTCAATAGCTAAAAAGAGTAATGCTTCAGCTATCCACCCTGGCTATGGATTTCTTTCAGAGACCTCTATATTTGCTAAAGCGGTTGAAGATAGCGGCATAGTCTGGATAGGACCACCATCTAAAGTTATAGAGCTGTTGGAATCAAAATCCATGGTTAGAGCAATTGCTTATAAACTCAATATACCAGTGGTTCCTGGATCATTAGAACCTGTAGATATGGCCCAAGCAAAAAGAATAGCTGAAGAGATAGGTTATCCCATATTCATAAAAGCCGATAGAGGAGGTGGTGGTAGAGGTATAAGACTAGTTAATAGTCTAGAACAATTAGAGAAGTTATTCGATATAGCTGTTGAAGAAATGAAATCGTCATTCAGATCTAACAAAGTGTATGTGGAGAAATATATTCCGTATGCACGTCATATAGAGCTACAGATTTTAGCCGACATCCACGGGAATATCGTTGCTCTAGGAGAGAGAGAATGTAGTATTCAACGAAGATACCAGAAGGTTGTTGAAGAAGCTCCATCACCTATCGTCACCCACGAAGATCGCGAGAGACTTTATGAATATGCTATTAAATTTATGAAGCATATTGGTTATGTAAATGCTGGAACCATGGAATTCCTTAGAGATTGTAATGGAAACTTCTATCTTATTGAGGTTAATAAGAGAATACAGGTAGAGCACCCCGTTACGGAAATGGTTACAGGTATTGATATAGTTGAACAGCAGATAAGGATAGCTGAAGGAAGAGAGCTCGAAATAAAGAGTAACGTATATAAATTCAATGGCCATGCGATAGAGGTTAGAATATATGCTGAAGATTTTGAGAAAGGAATGCCATCGCCAGGTACAGTAAGTTATGTTGAGTTTCCAAATATTGAAGGCATAAGGATTGACCATATGCTTGAGCCTGGGACTTTCATACCACCTTTCTATGACCCCATGATAGCTAAGGTTATAGCAATAAGTTCCGATAGATATGGAGCTATTACGAAACTTGTTGAAGCTCTTAAAATGTTTAGAATAGAAGGAGTTAAAACCTCTATCCCTATAGCTTTAAAGATATTGACATCAAGAGAATTTGTTGAAGGCAATATCCATGTCGAAATCTATGATAAACTTGTTTACACGTAA
- a CDS encoding isoaspartyl peptidase/L-asparaginase: protein MRNIGAPILAVHLGAGDWSIDNGLKNRLEKLVRDALEEGYRAGLTGSGIDMVVNAISVLEDSGLVNAGLGSTVDISGNISMDAGIMYSGNSKAGAVAYVKYPRNPIRLARYVLENTDHVLIVGDAADTLAMKLGLEKHPGPLERAMKRYSEIVEKIRKGVIERRFYENSIKLWIKLGFLDTVGAIAKDKSNEFAAATSTGGVFLKLPGRVGDSPIPGAGFYAKRCGAAAATGIGEYIIMSFLSFKVVNDICSGIVVKEAVDHAIALISNNYGMGTVGVIAMDKDGNIYGNHNTKAMPWGYIDSNKKLHIFV, encoded by the coding sequence GTGAGAAATATAGGAGCACCGATATTAGCTGTTCACTTAGGTGCTGGTGATTGGAGTATAGACAATGGTCTGAAAAACAGACTTGAGAAACTCGTTCGAGACGCTCTAGAGGAAGGATATAGAGCTGGATTAACGGGCTCTGGTATAGATATGGTCGTTAATGCGATAAGTGTACTTGAGGATTCAGGTCTAGTTAATGCAGGTTTAGGTAGTACAGTAGATATTTCAGGAAACATATCTATGGATGCAGGTATAATGTATAGCGGTAACAGTAAAGCTGGTGCTGTTGCTTATGTCAAATATCCGCGCAACCCCATTAGGTTAGCAAGATATGTTCTAGAGAATACTGATCATGTGTTAATAGTTGGTGATGCTGCAGACACTCTTGCAATGAAGTTAGGTTTAGAAAAACATCCAGGTCCGCTAGAGAGGGCTATGAAAAGGTACAGCGAAATTGTTGAAAAGATAAGGAAAGGAGTTATCGAGAGGAGGTTCTATGAAAACTCAATTAAGTTGTGGATAAAGTTAGGATTTCTAGATACTGTAGGAGCTATAGCTAAAGACAAGTCGAATGAATTTGCCGCGGCTACAAGTACTGGTGGTGTTTTTCTAAAACTACCTGGAAGGGTCGGCGATTCTCCTATACCAGGAGCGGGATTCTATGCAAAGAGGTGTGGAGCTGCTGCAGCAACAGGTATAGGAGAATACATAATAATGTCATTTTTATCGTTTAAGGTGGTTAATGACATTTGCAGCGGTATTGTAGTTAAAGAAGCTGTAGACCATGCTATAGCACTTATATCAAATAATTATGGAATGGGTACAGTAGGTGTTATAGCTATGGATAAGGATGGAAATATCTATGGCAATCACAATACTAAGGCTATGCCCTGGGGTTATATAGATTCCAATAAGAAATTACATATATTTGTGTGA
- a CDS encoding ATP/GTP-binding protein yields the protein MTTKTIAVFIGPAGSGKSTTVYAYSKWLYREFGYKTYKVNLDPAAIFIPYEHDYDIRIIINIDRISKEYRLGPNGALVKSMDIISSKIDDIIHVFKDIDNQFILIDTPGQMEIFLFRDIAYKLMNSLKKYFRHVVAIFVTDAEVMKRYEDYAFLAIMTVAIQTRLGVDVIPVINKIDIANVDKIVGDIISDVDTITKHLMGQGVYGEMMSNILNTIAMYTKVTRIPKISAKNLLGLEELHRLIHEITCVCGDLT from the coding sequence ATGACAACAAAAACTATAGCTGTATTTATTGGACCTGCAGGTTCAGGCAAATCTACTACTGTCTACGCTTACTCTAAATGGCTCTATAGAGAATTTGGCTACAAGACATATAAAGTTAATCTTGATCCCGCAGCAATCTTTATTCCCTACGAGCATGATTATGATATACGGATCATAATTAATATAGATAGAATCTCAAAAGAATACCGTCTAGGACCCAATGGTGCTCTTGTTAAGTCCATGGACATCATATCTAGTAAAATAGACGATATAATACATGTATTTAAAGATATTGATAATCAATTTATACTCATTGATACACCTGGCCAAATGGAAATATTCCTCTTTAGAGATATAGCTTACAAACTTATGAATAGCTTGAAGAAATACTTTAGACATGTTGTGGCAATATTTGTTACTGATGCAGAGGTTATGAAACGCTACGAAGATTATGCATTCCTAGCAATAATGACAGTAGCAATACAGACCCGACTTGGTGTGGATGTTATTCCGGTTATAAATAAAATCGATATAGCTAATGTGGATAAAATAGTTGGAGATATAATTAGCGATGTAGATACTATTACTAAACATTTGATGGGCCAAGGTGTATATGGAGAGATGATGAGCAATATACTGAACACTATAGCTATGTACACTAAAGTCACCAGAATACCAAAAATATCTGCAAAAAATCTTCTAGGATTAGAAGAGCTACATAGACTTATCCATGAAATTACTTGTGTTTGTGGTGATCTTACGTAA